In one Haloplanus salinus genomic region, the following are encoded:
- a CDS encoding DUF5763 domain-containing protein, whose product MSKYDNLLAVETTENAEPAASPNVHDEQTRENVQLKKAQAKFPEAVPAGDAYNVVCGTEWLLNRLAKSVDGKGAKQQVGRLAMRTRRAKRQIQDNFRALNQGDLRAYKLAHPVPTTVETREITDDEIKALGITDTYSDRLFVAEAFKLPSIVKDEILGGSVENAAPEPSPEPEPEPEPEPEPVDTCNGVYLSGKKAGQDCTAEAKDHGFCLRHQQQAEIETDETMFEETEPEPTPEPKTTDTTNETAAAEMAKAEAITAAADAIKAAAEALKNLE is encoded by the coding sequence ATGTCCAAATACGACAACCTGCTGGCTGTTGAAACGACCGAGAACGCCGAACCCGCGGCTTCCCCGAACGTCCACGACGAACAAACCCGTGAAAACGTCCAGCTCAAAAAGGCTCAGGCGAAATTCCCTGAAGCCGTCCCGGCTGGCGACGCATACAACGTTGTGTGTGGCACCGAATGGCTACTCAACCGGCTGGCGAAGTCGGTCGACGGAAAGGGCGCGAAACAGCAAGTCGGGCGGCTGGCGATGCGAACCCGGCGGGCGAAGCGCCAAATTCAAGACAACTTCCGGGCGCTGAATCAGGGCGATCTTCGGGCCTACAAATTGGCCCACCCAGTCCCGACGACGGTTGAAACCCGCGAAATCACCGACGACGAAATCAAAGCCCTCGGAATCACCGACACCTACTCCGACCGGCTGTTCGTCGCTGAAGCCTTCAAACTGCCAAGCATCGTGAAAGACGAAATCCTCGGGGGATCGGTTGAGAACGCCGCGCCCGAACCCTCCCCCGAACCGGAACCGGAACCGGAACCCGAACCCGAACCCGTCGACACCTGCAACGGCGTGTACCTATCGGGTAAAAAGGCCGGCCAAGACTGCACCGCGGAAGCCAAAGACCACGGCTTCTGCCTCCGACATCAACAGCAGGCCGAAATCGAGACGGACGAAACGATGTTCGAGGAGACCGAACCCGAACCTACCCCTGAACCCAAGACGACCGACACGACCAACGAGACCGCCGCCGCTGAAATGGCGAAGGCCGAGGCGATCACCGCCGCCGCCGACGCAATCAAAGCCGCCGCGGAAGCCCTGAAGAACCTCGAATAA